The Polyangium aurulentum genomic interval ACCGCGCGCTTGCCACGCGGAGAACCGGCCGTACCACTGCTCCGCGTATTCGTAATCGTCGTATTGCCCTGACGAACCTCCGCCGGTTGGCCTCCGGCGGAGCTGCTCTTCCCAGCGCTCGCGGGGTGGCAGGAGCAAGAGAGCCTCCTCGTGCTCGCCGAGCGGAAAGAGCGCGTCTTCCGGCACGAGACCAGCGACCACGAGGACGGGCGGAAGTCCGAGGTTCTCCGGATGGAGCTCGAGCTCACGTACGAGCCGCACGAGCGCGCCGTTGGCGCGAAGAACCCCTTTACGAATCCGCGCGGAATTCACGAGCGGCCCCAGCATCTCCGTGAATTCGACCACCCTGCATTGCGCGCGCAGGCCGTTTGCCCACGTCGATTTGCCGCTGCCCGGCGGTCCAACGAGCCACGTTAGGCGCTTCATGGGGTTT includes:
- a CDS encoding ATP-binding protein; this translates as MKRLTWLVGPPGSGKSTWANGLRAQCRVVEFTEMLGPLVNSARIRKGVLRANGALVRLVRELELHPENLGLPPVLVVAGLVPEDALFPLGEHEEALLLLPPRERWEEQLRRRPTGGGSSGQYDDYEYAEQWYGRFSAWQARGFPCTRLELPHQPGLLGKIADAKAGEG